In Choloepus didactylus isolate mChoDid1 chromosome X, mChoDid1.pri, whole genome shotgun sequence, a genomic segment contains:
- the LOC119522210 gene encoding serine/arginine repetitive matrix protein 3-like translates to MPKVPHSWADRGGGCWKDTPPLAAPQSPERGKAAPSPRDQPSRKVRGQGGPCPNWRPDQTRAPGSSALDWERGGACSELWFWPSPGARSRAAAPPPLRGRALGRDRALAEPRTGVLRLLRVPGGGGEGSRDRLSRDGLASWGAEPGGGGSHSSNSALSSGSSGGSGSSSSSNGRNKHQPHSGSSSRSSHSHPAVMALPELQNPESEEAKGPWQEADQVQQEPVGSPEPESVPLSEPQPEPQSEPQPLPDPAPLPELEFEPEPVHEPEATLTVETRGTARGFQPPEGGFGWMVVFAATWCNGSIFGIQNSFGILYSMLLQEEREKNRQVEFQAESFMRG, encoded by the exons ATGCCCAAGGTGCCTCATTCCTGGGCAGACCGGGGCGGTGGGTGCTGGAAAGACACCCCTCCGCTTGCGGCTCCGCAGAGTCCCGAGCGCGGAAAAGCAGCGCCAAGCCCGAGGGACCAGCCCAGCAGGAAAGTAAGGGGGCAAGGAGGCCCTTGCCCAAACTGGCGGCCCGACCAGACCCGGGCTCCTGGCTCTTCAGCCCTGGACTGGGAGAGGGGAGGAGCCTGCAGTGAGCTCTGGTTCTGGCCCTCGCCCGGGGCCCGGTCCCGTGCTGCTGCACCTCCCCCTCTCCGTGGCCGGGCCCTGGGTCGCGACCGAGCCCTGGCAGAGCCAAGAACTGGCGTTCTGCGGCTCCTCCGGGTTCCAG gaggaggaggagagggctcAAGGGACCGTCTGTCGCGGGACGGGCTGGCCAGCTGGGGCGCAGAGCCGGGAGGAGGAGGCAGCCACAGCAGCAACAGCGCTCTTAGCAGCGGCAGCAGCGGcggcagtggcagcagcagcagcagtaacGGCAGAAACAAGCACCAGCCACACAGCGGCTCCTCCAGCCGGAGCAGCCACAGTCACCCGGCCGTGATGGCGCTGCCAGAGCTGCAAAACCCTGAGAGCGAGGAAGCCAAGGGGCCCTGGCAGGAGGCAGACCAGGTACAGCAGGAGCCGGTGGGTAGCCCGGAGCCCGAGTCTGTGCCCCTGTCCGAACCCCAGCCGGAGCCCCAGTCAGAGCCCCAGCCCCTACCGGACCCCGCACCCCTGCCGGAGCTGGAGTTTGAGCCAGAGCCTGTGCACGAACCCGAGGCCACGCTCACTGTGGAGACCCGCGGCACCGCGCGTGGCTTCCAGCCCCCCGAGGGTGGCTTCGGCTGGATGGTGGTCTTCGCTGCCACCTGGTGCAATGGCTCCATCTTCGGCATCCAGAACTCGTTTGGGATTCTCTACTCCATGCTACtgcaggaggaaagagagaaaaatcgcCAAGTGGAGTTCCAAGCAG agtcctttatgagaggataa